From one Sesamum indicum cultivar Zhongzhi No. 13 linkage group LG13, S_indicum_v1.0, whole genome shotgun sequence genomic stretch:
- the LOC105176330 gene encoding protein LAZY 1-like isoform X1, giving the protein MKLLAGWMHRKQKHNTTDPIKNSTLGKLSACVSVQTLSDEQNYYVEPTEAFSHPHIKRKRCSNIFEGSKVEGLCQEESFEPFEFLSIGTFGMELLNTDPPTPTLPMPIEKLSDGQIEITENDLNLINYELEKFLEAEETEVEYDTSGRSSQASIITLSYSKPIEGAAGSEGQVHMVACPLQSYLFAASVEVANYTDKKVTYKKERTSLEELFKRNNIVHDDPPMKKSCEGPEHKARTRNHVAHLMKKVVKKFRSSSTNDTSAASGTKAIKENLSKTLVKMFHKKVYPEEMSEKQYVKLAKAKKKNSGSNKSGDESGSKKSKKKSTTLLCWNGICRGASPENGGHWIKTDSDYLVLEL; this is encoded by the exons ATGAAG TTACTGGCCGGATGGATGCACCGCAAGCAAAAGCATAACACCACAGACCCAATCAAGAATTCCACACTAG GAAAACTTTCCGCTTGTGTATCAGTGCAGACACTGTCTGATGAACAAAATTACTACGTGGAGCCTACTGAGGCATTCTCACACCCACACATCAAACGTAAAAGATGTTCAAACATATTTGAGGGCAGCAAGGTTGAAGGGCTCTGCCAGGAAGAGTCATTTGAGCCTTTTGAGTTTCTCTCAATCGGCACTTTTGGTATGGAACTACTCAACACAGACCCCCCAACGCCGACACTTCCCATGCCGATTGAGAAATTGAGTGATGGACAGATAGAGATAACCGAAAATGATCtcaatctaataaattatgagTTAGAAAAGTTTCTTGAAGCTGAAGAGACAGAGGTTGAGTATGACACATCCGGGAGGAGTAGTCAAGCAAGCATAATAACCCTTAGTTATAGTAAGCCTATTGAAGGAGCTGCAGGTTCGGAAGGCCAAGTGCACATGGTGGCTTGCCCTCTCCAAAGCTATCTGTTTGCAGCTTCAGTTGAAGTAGCTAATTACACGGATAAAAAGGTAACTTATAAGAAAGAGAGGACATCCCTTGAAGAGCTCTTTAAGAGAAACAACATAGTTCATGATGATCCTCCTATGAAGAAATCATGTGAAGGGCCAGAACACAAAGCTAGGACAAGAAATCATGTGGCTCATTTAATGAAGAAGGTGGTGAAGAAGTTCCGTTCCTCATCAACCAACGACACTAGTGCTGCTTCTGGAACCAAGGCTATTAAGGAAAATCTCTCTAAG ACCCTTGTCAAAATGTTTCACAAGAAGGTCTACCCTGAGGAGATGAGCGAGAAACAGTATGTTAAGCTGGCAAAGGCTAAGAAGAAAAACAGTGGAAGTAACAAGTCTGGCGATGAATCAGGCAGCAAAAAgagtaaaaagaaaagcacGACGCTGCTGTGTTGGAACGGAATCTGCAGAGGTGCTTCACCAGAAAATGGAGGGCATTGGATTAAAACAGATTCTGATT ACTTAGTGTTGGAGCTGTAG
- the LOC105176330 gene encoding protein LAZY 1-like isoform X2: MKLLAGWMHRKQKHNTTDPIKNSTLVQTLSDEQNYYVEPTEAFSHPHIKRKRCSNIFEGSKVEGLCQEESFEPFEFLSIGTFGMELLNTDPPTPTLPMPIEKLSDGQIEITENDLNLINYELEKFLEAEETEVEYDTSGRSSQASIITLSYSKPIEGAAGSEGQVHMVACPLQSYLFAASVEVANYTDKKVTYKKERTSLEELFKRNNIVHDDPPMKKSCEGPEHKARTRNHVAHLMKKVVKKFRSSSTNDTSAASGTKAIKENLSKTLVKMFHKKVYPEEMSEKQYVKLAKAKKKNSGSNKSGDESGSKKSKKKSTTLLCWNGICRGASPENGGHWIKTDSDYLVLEL, translated from the exons ATGAAG TTACTGGCCGGATGGATGCACCGCAAGCAAAAGCATAACACCACAGACCCAATCAAGAATTCCACACTAG TGCAGACACTGTCTGATGAACAAAATTACTACGTGGAGCCTACTGAGGCATTCTCACACCCACACATCAAACGTAAAAGATGTTCAAACATATTTGAGGGCAGCAAGGTTGAAGGGCTCTGCCAGGAAGAGTCATTTGAGCCTTTTGAGTTTCTCTCAATCGGCACTTTTGGTATGGAACTACTCAACACAGACCCCCCAACGCCGACACTTCCCATGCCGATTGAGAAATTGAGTGATGGACAGATAGAGATAACCGAAAATGATCtcaatctaataaattatgagTTAGAAAAGTTTCTTGAAGCTGAAGAGACAGAGGTTGAGTATGACACATCCGGGAGGAGTAGTCAAGCAAGCATAATAACCCTTAGTTATAGTAAGCCTATTGAAGGAGCTGCAGGTTCGGAAGGCCAAGTGCACATGGTGGCTTGCCCTCTCCAAAGCTATCTGTTTGCAGCTTCAGTTGAAGTAGCTAATTACACGGATAAAAAGGTAACTTATAAGAAAGAGAGGACATCCCTTGAAGAGCTCTTTAAGAGAAACAACATAGTTCATGATGATCCTCCTATGAAGAAATCATGTGAAGGGCCAGAACACAAAGCTAGGACAAGAAATCATGTGGCTCATTTAATGAAGAAGGTGGTGAAGAAGTTCCGTTCCTCATCAACCAACGACACTAGTGCTGCTTCTGGAACCAAGGCTATTAAGGAAAATCTCTCTAAG ACCCTTGTCAAAATGTTTCACAAGAAGGTCTACCCTGAGGAGATGAGCGAGAAACAGTATGTTAAGCTGGCAAAGGCTAAGAAGAAAAACAGTGGAAGTAACAAGTCTGGCGATGAATCAGGCAGCAAAAAgagtaaaaagaaaagcacGACGCTGCTGTGTTGGAACGGAATCTGCAGAGGTGCTTCACCAGAAAATGGAGGGCATTGGATTAAAACAGATTCTGATT ACTTAGTGTTGGAGCTGTAG
- the LOC110013061 gene encoding probable WRKY transcription factor 75 isoform X1 codes for MENIRPKLFPYSSSMGTPAAVLLPNTMSKSFYNNENMDGFTELKSTEIHFPVAEATDVHDHNGKNSDEGLVAVEGHEMKSSVRLGSGKRKGEKKIRKPRFAFHTRSQVDILDDGYRWRKYGQKAVKNNKFPRSYYRCTHQGCYVKKQVQRLSRDESIVATTYEGMHIHPVEKPTDNFEQILSQMQIYPPF; via the exons ATGGAGAATATACGTCCAAAGCTTTTTCCATATTCGTCGTCCATGGGGACACCAGCTGCAGTCCTACTCCCAAACACGATGTCCAAGAGTTTCTATAATAATGAAAACATGGATGGCTTCACGGAGTTGAAGAGTACTGAAATACATTTCCCTGTAGCGGAAGCAACAGATGTACATGATCATAATGGTAAGAACAGTGACGAGGGCCTTGTGGCTGTGGAAGGTCATGAGATGAAATCATCAGTTCGACTCGGGAGTGGGAAAAGGAAGGGtgaaaagaaaatcagaaaGCCCAGATTTGCATTCCACACAAGAAGCCAAGTGGATATTCTTGATGATGGTTATCGCTGGAGAAAGTATGGCCAAAAGGCAGTCAAGAACAACAAATTCCCCAG AAGCTACTACCGGTGCACTCACCAAGGCTGCTATGTGAAGAAGCAAGTGCAGCGGCTATCAAGAGATGAAAGCATTGTTGCGACTACTTACGAAGGAATGCACATACACCCTGTCGAAAAACCCACTGACAATTTTGAACAAATTCTCAGCCAGATGCAGATTTATCCTCCTTTCTGA
- the LOC110013061 gene encoding probable WRKY transcription factor 28 isoform X2, giving the protein MENIRPKLFPYSSSMGTPAAVLLPNTMSKSFYNNENMDGFTELKSTEIHFPVAEATDVHDHNGKNSDEGLVAVEGHEMKSSVRLGSGKRKGEKKIRKPRFAFHTRSQVDILDDGYRWRKYGQKAVKNNKFPRSWKNPNKAVTDTTGDVVAEATTGALTKAAM; this is encoded by the exons ATGGAGAATATACGTCCAAAGCTTTTTCCATATTCGTCGTCCATGGGGACACCAGCTGCAGTCCTACTCCCAAACACGATGTCCAAGAGTTTCTATAATAATGAAAACATGGATGGCTTCACGGAGTTGAAGAGTACTGAAATACATTTCCCTGTAGCGGAAGCAACAGATGTACATGATCATAATGGTAAGAACAGTGACGAGGGCCTTGTGGCTGTGGAAGGTCATGAGATGAAATCATCAGTTCGACTCGGGAGTGGGAAAAGGAAGGGtgaaaagaaaatcagaaaGCCCAGATTTGCATTCCACACAAGAAGCCAAGTGGATATTCTTGATGATGGTTATCGCTGGAGAAAGTATGGCCAAAAGGCAGTCAAGAACAACAAATTCCCCAG AAGTTGGAAAAACCCAAATAAAGCAGTAACAGATACTACTGGCGATGTGGTTGCAGAAGCTACTACCGGTGCACTCACCAAGGCTGCTATGTGA
- the LOC105176236 gene encoding uncharacterized protein LOC105176236 codes for MALTNFILTVAGVSAVVLLLRSDVKQSAAIFRRNVRHIRNWLEEESATAAKEIEKAKSKEIPGKDIPKEDKH; via the exons ATGGCGTTGACGAATTTTATACTGACTGTCGCCGGAGTGAGCGCCGTGGTGTTGCTGTTGAGAAGTGATGTCAAACAATCAGCTGCCATATTCCGCCGTAATGTTCGCCATATCCGTAACTGGCTTGAAGAAGAGTCCGCGACCGCCGCTAA GGAAATAGAGAAAGCAAAATCAAAAGAGATACCTGGCAAAGATATTCCTAAGGAAGACAAGCACTAG
- the LOC105176235 gene encoding uncharacterized protein LOC105176235, whose protein sequence is MSQTYSYNPEQVRGKMNPDWGPVVVAVALFILLSPGLLFQLPARARVVEFGNMYTSGISILVHAVLYFCIYTILIVAIGVHIHAAA, encoded by the coding sequence atgtcacAAACATACTCATACAATCCAGAGCAAGTACGTGGGAAAATGAACCCTGATTGGGGGCCCGTGGTGGTGGCGGTAGCTCTGTTCATCCTGCTGTCGCCGGGGTTGTTATTCCAGTTGCCGGCGAGGGCGCGGGTGGTTGAATTCGGCAACATGTACACCAGTGGGATCTCCATCCTGGTTCATGCGGTTCTCTATTTTTGTATCTATACCATCTTGATTGTTGCCATTGGAGTTCATATACATGCTGCTGCCTAG
- the LOC105176238 gene encoding uncharacterized protein LOC105176238 has translation MKDYAALLIATALFAFLSPGLVFQLPGKHRPVDFLNMKTSVVSMLLHTVIYGLLLFLFLIVLNLHIYA, from the coding sequence ATGAAGGATTACGCGGCTCTGCTGATAGCCACCGCACTATTTGCATTCCTATCGCCCGGATTAGTGTTCCAGCTTCCCGGAAAGCATAGGCCCGTCGATTTTCTTAACATGAAGACCAGTGTTGTGTCCATGTTGCTTCACACCGTTATCTATggtttgcttctttttctcttcctcATCGTACTTAATCTGCATATCTATGCCTGA
- the LOC105176237 gene encoding uncharacterized protein LOC105176237 encodes MSDWGPVFVAVVLFVLFTPGLLIQIPGRNRIVEFGNFQTSGVSILVHAILYFALICIFLLAIGVHVYVGQ; translated from the coding sequence ATGTCGGATTGGGGTCCGGTGTTTGTGGCGGTGGTTTTATTCGTGTTGTTCACGCCAGGGCTGCTGATTCAGATACCGGGACGCAACCGCATCGTTGAGTTTGGCAACTTCCAGACGAGTGGGGTTTCCATACTGGTTCACGCTATTCTCTACTTTGCTCtcatttgtattttcttgttaGCTATCGGCGTTCACGTTTATGTGGGCCAATAG